One stretch of Candidatus Saccharibacteria bacterium oral taxon 488 DNA includes these proteins:
- a CDS encoding protease, with product MYSAISHNKRNTVLIMAVFVAIIGVIGVLVGMYLRNYSLSLIIVGCALLYAWLQYYIAGKLAMAMSGAQQIEKKDAPELWRVVENLAITSGMPMPKVYIIDDPAPNAFATGRDPKHAIVGATTGLLEIMDKRELEAVMAHEMSHVRNYDIRVSMIAFGLVSAIGLLADIALRMMIYGDDDDGDTSPVVYVVGIIVVILAPILATITQLAVSRQREYLADASGALLTRDSEGLAMALEKLQSYGRPMRKQSTSTANLFMNNPLRPGFFSKLFSTHPPLEDRIARLRSNATKM from the coding sequence ATGTATAGTGCAATTTCTCATAATAAGCGAAACACTGTGCTGATCATGGCAGTGTTTGTGGCGATTATCGGCGTGATTGGTGTACTGGTCGGTATGTATCTACGGAACTATTCATTGTCGTTGATCATTGTCGGTTGTGCACTGCTTTATGCGTGGTTACAATATTATATTGCTGGTAAATTGGCCATGGCGATGAGCGGTGCGCAGCAGATTGAAAAGAAGGATGCGCCGGAGCTGTGGCGAGTAGTAGAAAACCTGGCGATTACCTCCGGTATGCCGATGCCAAAAGTCTACATTATTGATGATCCAGCGCCGAACGCGTTTGCGACGGGCCGCGATCCAAAGCACGCTATCGTCGGTGCGACTACTGGGCTGTTAGAAATTATGGACAAGCGCGAGCTCGAGGCGGTGATGGCGCACGAGATGAGCCATGTGCGCAACTACGATATTCGCGTTAGTATGATTGCCTTTGGGTTGGTGAGTGCTATTGGGTTGCTTGCTGATATCGCACTCCGGATGATGATTTATGGTGATGATGATGACGGGGATACCAGTCCGGTTGTCTACGTCGTGGGTATCATAGTAGTAATATTGGCACCGATTTTAGCAACGATTACGCAACTGGCGGTGAGCCGCCAGCGCGAGTATCTCGCGGATGCCTCGGGCGCGCTATTGACTCGCGACTCGGAGGGGCTGGCGATGGCACTGGAGAAGTTACAAAGTTATGGTCGGCCAATGCGCAAGCAGAGTACCTCAACGGCGAACTTGTTTATGAATAATCCGCTGCGCCCTGGCTTTTTCTCAAAGTTATTTAGCACCCACCCGCCACTAGAAGATCGAATCGCACGTCTGCGAAGTAATGCAACGAAGATGTAA
- a CDS encoding LemA family protein, translating into MDAVIITLIIVGVVIVLIVAFLIGTYNGLVTLRNRVEEAWSDITVQLKRRTDLIPNLVNSVKGYATHEKEVFEKVTEARSAIMDAKGVKDTAEAENMLEGALKSLFAVAEAYPDLKANQNFMQLQQELVDTEDKIQASRRFYNGGVRDLNTRIQRFPANMVAGMFGFQAKEFFEVADRASVENPVEVKF; encoded by the coding sequence ATGGATGCAGTAATAATAACCTTAATTATCGTCGGTGTCGTTATCGTTCTGATTGTGGCGTTTTTGATCGGTACATACAACGGTCTAGTAACGCTGCGCAACCGCGTAGAGGAAGCATGGAGTGATATCACTGTCCAGCTCAAACGCCGGACTGACTTGATTCCAAACCTGGTTAACTCAGTCAAGGGCTACGCCACGCACGAGAAAGAAGTATTTGAAAAGGTTACTGAAGCGCGATCGGCCATTATGGACGCTAAAGGTGTGAAGGATACTGCCGAAGCAGAGAACATGCTCGAAGGTGCGCTGAAGAGCCTGTTCGCGGTAGCCGAGGCTTATCCAGACTTGAAGGCTAACCAAAACTTCATGCAACTGCAGCAGGAACTGGTCGATACCGAAGACAAGATCCAGGCATCGCGTCGCTTTTATAATGGCGGTGTTCGTGATCTGAACACAAGGATTCAAAGGTTCCCAGCTAACATGGTTGCCGGTATGTTCGGCTTCCAGGCCAAGGAGTTCTTTGAGGTTGCTGATCGAGCAAGTGTTGAGAATCCAGTCGAGGTGAAATTCTAA
- a CDS encoding AbrB/MazE/SpoVT family DNA-binding domain-containing protein yields the protein MTKPKSRHAWTVKVGERGQIVIPKEARDIFNIKPGDTLIMLGDKQQGIAIPTKNKVIDTITAVLNDTEMKS from the coding sequence ATGACAAAACCAAAGAGTAGACATGCTTGGACAGTCAAGGTTGGCGAACGCGGGCAAATTGTGATACCCAAAGAGGCGCGAGATATTTTTAATATCAAGCCTGGCGATACACTTATCATGCTCGGCGACAAGCAGCAAGGAATTGCTATTCCGACTAAGAATAAAGTCATTGATACAATCACCGCCGTACTCAATGATACGGAGATGAAATCATGA